Proteins encoded in a region of the Streptomyces sp. NBC_01298 genome:
- a CDS encoding exonuclease SbcCD subunit D has product MRFLHTSDWHLGRSFHRVNLLGAQAAFIDHLVETVREHEVDAVLVAGDVYDRAVPPLPAVELYDRALHRLADLGVPTVMISGNHDSARRLGVGAGLIGRAGIHLRTDPAGCADPVVLADVHGDVALYGLPYLEPALVRDEFGAGKVSHEAVLGAAMDRIRADLAGRAPGTRSVVLAHAFVTGGQASDSERDITVGGVEAVPASVFDGVDYAALGHLHGCQTINERVRYSGSPLAYSFSEADHRKSMWLVELGGEGEILSAERVDTPVPRRLARVRGPLEELLSEGSYARYEDSWLEATLTDPVRPEDPMARLAVRFPHTLSLAFDPEGRTEDGAGSYAQRLKGRSDQEIAEDFVAHVRGGGGFSDEAERAVLQGAFDEVRTEDSRQETHR; this is encoded by the coding sequence ATGAGATTCCTGCACACCTCCGACTGGCACCTCGGCCGGTCCTTCCACCGGGTGAACCTGCTCGGGGCCCAGGCCGCCTTCATCGATCACCTCGTCGAGACCGTGCGGGAGCACGAGGTCGACGCCGTGCTCGTCGCCGGTGACGTGTACGACCGTGCCGTGCCCCCGCTGCCCGCCGTGGAGCTCTACGACCGGGCCCTGCACCGGCTCGCCGACCTCGGCGTGCCCACCGTGATGATCTCCGGGAACCACGACTCCGCCCGCCGCCTCGGTGTCGGGGCCGGGCTGATCGGGCGGGCCGGGATCCACCTGCGGACCGACCCCGCCGGGTGCGCCGACCCCGTGGTGCTGGCCGACGTACACGGTGACGTGGCGCTGTACGGGCTGCCGTACCTGGAGCCCGCGCTGGTCAGGGACGAGTTCGGCGCGGGCAAGGTGAGCCACGAGGCCGTGCTGGGCGCGGCCATGGACCGGATCCGGGCGGATCTGGCGGGGCGCGCGCCCGGGACCCGCTCCGTCGTCCTCGCGCACGCCTTCGTCACCGGAGGGCAGGCCAGCGACAGCGAGCGCGACATCACCGTCGGCGGGGTCGAGGCCGTGCCGGCCTCCGTCTTCGACGGGGTCGACTACGCCGCCCTCGGCCACCTCCACGGCTGCCAGACGATCAACGAACGGGTCCGCTACTCCGGTTCCCCGCTCGCCTACTCCTTCTCCGAAGCCGACCACCGCAAGAGCATGTGGCTCGTCGAGCTGGGCGGGGAGGGGGAGATCCTGAGCGCCGAGCGCGTCGACACCCCCGTGCCGCGCCGCCTCGCCCGGGTCCGGGGACCCCTGGAGGAGCTGCTGTCCGAGGGCTCGTACGCCCGGTACGAGGACTCCTGGCTGGAAGCCACCCTCACCGACCCCGTCCGGCCCGAGGACCCCATGGCCCGGCTCGCCGTCCGCTTCCCGCACACCCTCAGCCTGGCCTTCGACCCCGAGGGCCGCACCGAGGACGGCGCGGGCTCCTACGCCCAGCGGCTCAAGGGCCGCAGCGACCAGGAGATCGCCGAGGACTTCGTCGCCCATGTGCGCGGGGGCGGCGGTTTCTCCGACGAGGCCGAACGGGCCGTGCTCCAGGGCGCCTTCGACGAAGTACGCACCGAGGACAGCCGGCAGGAGACCCACCGATGA